A section of the Prochlorococcus sp. MIT 1341 genome encodes:
- a CDS encoding DNA-formamidopyrimidine glycosylase, whose protein sequence is MPELPEVETVRKGLEDCLGNFCIHNVEVLRDRAIASPGGSSTFIKKLKGKTFGEWKRRGKYLLASLYKTNLKNSPTSSYFYAGSLGVHLRMTGYFQWNKNPSEPCKHTRVRFWNEQGDELRFVDTRSFGQLWWVPPGQSIEEVITGLKSLGPEPFSSSFTTDYLKNKLMGSKRAIKSSLLDQSIVAGVGNIYSDESLFLSCINPHQKAGSLNKKQLELLRENLIKVLELSIGSGGTTFSDFRDLEGVNGNYGGQAWVYKRKNSPCRKCGTEIIRDVISGRGTHWCPKCQS, encoded by the coding sequence TTGCCGGAACTTCCTGAGGTAGAAACAGTCCGTAAAGGACTGGAGGATTGCCTTGGAAATTTTTGTATTCATAATGTTGAGGTTCTCAGAGATAGGGCAATTGCAAGTCCAGGAGGTTCTTCTACCTTTATTAAAAAGCTAAAAGGCAAAACCTTTGGAGAATGGAAACGACGTGGCAAATACTTATTGGCAAGTCTTTATAAAACCAACCTAAAGAATTCTCCAACAAGCTCATACTTTTATGCGGGCTCATTAGGAGTTCATCTTAGGATGACAGGCTATTTTCAATGGAATAAGAATCCTTCTGAACCATGCAAACATACACGTGTACGTTTTTGGAATGAGCAGGGAGATGAGCTTCGTTTTGTTGACACAAGAAGTTTTGGGCAATTGTGGTGGGTCCCACCAGGCCAATCTATCGAGGAAGTAATTACAGGTCTTAAAAGTCTTGGCCCTGAGCCATTCAGCTCTTCATTTACTACAGACTACTTGAAAAATAAACTTATGGGGTCTAAAAGAGCAATTAAGTCATCCCTGCTAGATCAATCTATTGTGGCAGGTGTGGGAAACATTTATTCAGATGAAAGTTTATTTTTAAGTTGCATAAACCCACATCAAAAAGCAGGCTCACTTAACAAAAAACAACTGGAGTTACTTAGAGAAAATCTAATAAAAGTCCTCGAGCTAAGTATAGGTTCTGGAGGTACAACTTTTAGCGATTTTAGAGATTTAGAAGGTGTAAATGGAAACTATGGAGGGCAAGCCTGGGTATATAAAAGAAAAAACAGTCCATGTAGAAAATGCGGAACAGAAATCATCCGAGATGTCATCAGCGGAAGAGGCACTCATTGGTGTCCTAAATGCCAAAGCTAA
- a CDS encoding ATP-dependent DNA helicase RecQ: MDSLIESLRHYYGWSDFKLGQRSVIEAVLEGKDALAVLPTGGGKSLCYQFPALVRQGLVVVVSPLVALMEDQVFQLRRRNVEAVCLHGGLDSSELAKARNDVRKGNIRLLYLAPERLNGVLIKNLLIDIYNSGKLVAIAIDEAHCISAWGHDFRPEYRRLGQIRYLLPGVPVVALSATASPKVRADIIRLLNLSRPLVEVCSAKRNNLKYIMKRRPKDPIPNVIAEIHNSRGAKLIYVRTRRSVETLTRKLQADGVNAIPYHAGLTMSLRKEALSSFLEQQKPILVATVAFGMGVDRRDVGLVMHLNLPSSAESYLQESGRAGRDGKPASCHLLFSPGDRKRLSWVINSLGPFESDSLGGGLENMRVQIAQQQLRRMEALAEGGTCRQQALLQLIGEVSGPCGNCDRCLSPPPRHDCSEQAIQMLSELKDSEWMQFSKLLNNLSSKVGTGENWGWLARRLVEENLVSESNDGSQMVHISNVGLCFLQSPWTLDYAHDGLMVS, translated from the coding sequence GTGGACTCACTTATAGAAAGCTTGCGCCACTACTATGGCTGGTCTGACTTTAAGCTAGGGCAGAGATCAGTTATAGAGGCAGTTCTTGAGGGGAAAGATGCTCTTGCAGTCCTTCCCACTGGAGGAGGTAAATCACTTTGTTATCAGTTCCCAGCCTTAGTACGCCAGGGATTGGTAGTAGTCGTATCCCCTTTGGTTGCGCTTATGGAGGATCAGGTTTTTCAACTTAGACGTAGAAATGTTGAAGCGGTTTGCCTTCATGGAGGGCTGGATTCATCTGAACTTGCAAAAGCTAGAAATGATGTTCGAAAGGGGAATATTCGGCTTCTTTATTTAGCTCCTGAAAGGTTGAATGGGGTTTTAATTAAGAATTTATTGATAGACATTTATAATTCCGGAAAATTAGTTGCAATAGCAATTGATGAGGCTCACTGTATAAGTGCCTGGGGGCATGATTTTCGACCTGAATATAGAAGGCTTGGGCAGATTCGTTATTTATTACCAGGTGTTCCAGTTGTTGCTTTGAGTGCAACAGCTTCTCCAAAGGTTCGTGCTGATATTATTCGACTTTTGAATCTGTCTAGACCATTAGTTGAGGTTTGCTCAGCAAAGAGAAATAACCTTAAATATATAATGAAGAGAAGACCAAAGGACCCAATCCCTAATGTTATTGCCGAGATTCATAATTCTCGTGGAGCTAAATTAATTTACGTTCGTACCAGGAGATCAGTAGAAACTTTGACAAGGAAGTTGCAGGCTGATGGAGTTAATGCAATTCCATACCATGCGGGATTGACGATGTCTTTAAGAAAGGAAGCTTTATCAAGCTTTCTAGAACAACAAAAACCTATTTTAGTCGCGACAGTTGCTTTTGGGATGGGAGTTGACCGTAGAGATGTTGGGTTGGTAATGCATTTGAATCTTCCTTCTTCGGCCGAGTCGTATTTGCAGGAGTCGGGAAGGGCTGGCCGAGATGGCAAACCAGCAAGTTGCCATCTTTTGTTTTCTCCGGGAGATCGTAAGAGGCTTTCCTGGGTTATCAATTCTTTAGGACCTTTTGAATCAGATTCTCTTGGTGGAGGTTTAGAGAATATGAGGGTTCAAATAGCTCAGCAGCAGTTGAGGCGAATGGAGGCCTTGGCTGAAGGAGGAACTTGTCGACAGCAAGCACTTTTGCAACTTATTGGCGAAGTTTCAGGGCCTTGCGGAAATTGTGACCGATGCTTATCCCCTCCACCGCGTCATGATTGTTCGGAACAGGCCATACAGATGCTTTCTGAATTAAAAGACTCTGAATGGATGCAATTCAGTAAGTTACTGAACAATCTTTCTTCAAAAGTGGGAACCGGAGAAAATTGGGGGTGGCTTGCAAGAAGACTTGTTGAAGAGAACTTGGTTAGCGAAAGTAATGATGGGTCACAGATGGTTCATATAAGTAATGTGGGTCTATGTTTTCTTCAAAGCCCATGGACTTTAGATTATGCACATGATGGATTAATGGTTAGCTAA
- a CDS encoding photosystem I reaction center subunit IV — MAVSKGQQVRILRKESFWFREVGTVASVADSGKYPVNVRFTTPSYFGLQGLDGSNNTNNFAENELEQA, encoded by the coding sequence ATGGCGGTATCCAAAGGTCAGCAGGTACGCATATTGCGTAAAGAATCTTTCTGGTTCAGAGAGGTTGGCACAGTTGCTTCTGTTGCCGATTCCGGCAAATACCCAGTCAATGTTCGCTTTACAACTCCGAGCTATTTCGGCCTGCAGGGACTGGATGGATCGAACAACACCAACAATTTTGCTGAAAACGAACTTGAGCAAGCTTAA